The Bacillota bacterium genomic interval ATTAGAAGATGGCCGTGTGTTTGTGTTTCATCTGAGAAAGGGGATGAAGTGGTCCGACGGTACCCCCTTTACCGCGGATGACATCCTCTTTTGGTACGAAGACATCATCCTGAACAAGGAACTGAATCCCGTTCCGCCCTCCCTTTGGTCCTTTAAGGGTGAGTTGCTGCAGGTAGAGAAGATCGACGACTACACCGTCAAGATTAGCTTCAGCGAGCCCTATGGATGGTTTCCCTATCAACTGGCGGAATTCGGCAATATCTATGCTCCCAAGCATTACTTGAAACAGTTCCACATCAATTACGCGGACCAAGAAGAATTGGAGCGGCAGACCAGGGAAGCAGGCTTTAGTACCTGGAATCAGTTGTTTACCGACAAGAACAGCGCCTTCAACAATCCCGACTATCCCGTCATTACCGCTTGGAAGGTGGACGCACGACCGAGTGCGCGCTTCGTTGCCAGTCGAAATCCCTATTACTGGAAGGTGGATCCAGAAGGAAACCAACTCCCCTATATCGACCGTGTCTCCCAGCAATTGATTTCCGATACGGAATTGATGGTAATGAAGGCTATCTCGGGAGAGATCGACTTTCAAATTAGGCATTTCCATAACCGCTGGCTGGATTTCCCCTTGCTGATGCAAAATGCAGAGTCCGGCAAATATCGCGTGCTGCTTTGGAATTCAGACTATGCCGGTGCCGCGGTTCTCTACTTCAACCTCAACACCAAGAACCCAGTTCTTCGTCCCCTGTTTAACGACTCCCGTTTTCGCAGAGCCCTATCCCTGGCCATAGATCGGGACGAGATTAATGAACTGGTCTTCCTAGGTGCTGGAGCTCCCCAACAGCCCTTCCTTACTCCCGGCTCGCCGGCCTATGATGAATCCACAGCCAGACGCTATACCGAGTATGATCCAGCTAGAGCCAACGAGCTGTTAGACGAAATAGGATTGACCCAACGGGACAGCGCCGGTTATCGTCTCAGTCCCGATGGACAGCCAATTGTCATTAATATCGAAGTGCGCTCCGGCGTCAGTCAAGAACAAGTCACGACGGCTGAGCTCTTTGCCGACTACTGGTCGAAGGTGGGCATTAGGGCTGTGGTCAAGGCAGAGGAGAGAAGCCTCTTTGAAACCAGGAAGGAAGCCGGAGAACATGACGTGATGATGCAGGACGCTTCCGGTGGGATGTATCCGCTGTTCCAAGCCCACTGGTACATCCCCATTCAGTCCACCAGCATCTTTGCTCCCTTCTACGGTCAGTGGTATCAGTCAGGGGGCAGAAGCGGCGAGGAGCCTCCAGCGGAAATCAAGAGATTGTATGATCTTTATGAGAAAGCTCTGGCCACCAGTGATTCCCAGGAACGTTTGGCTCTAGAAAGGGAGATTATGGAAATCAATGGGGAAAACCTTTGGATGATTGGTACCGTCAGCATTCCGAAAAATATCTGTATTGCAAAAGAGAATCTAAGGAATGTACCGGAGGTAGGAGCCTTTACCATGGCCTGGCCCGTCAGTGCCAATCCAGAACAGTTCTTCTTCCAAGACTAGAGGAGAAGGGCTAAACTTGATTCATCGATAGCTTACCGTGGAGTTGGGACCCTGGGGTCTCACTCCACGGTTGATTTTGCTGCTCTACGGTGTTCTCCGATATTCCGCATCATCCTTACAAGGAGTGATAATGCAGATGGCTGCAAGGGTTGGGGACAAGGGACGGGGCATAGTTCCCTTCTGGTTTTGGAATGGCGATATGGAGGATTCTCAAATAGTTGCCCAGATTGAGGCGATGGGCGCGCAAGGGGTGGCCGGATTCTCTATTCATCCCCGCCAGGGGTTGACGGTACCCTATCTATCCAAGGAGTGGTTTCGTAAGGTCAAGTTGGCGGTGGAGACCGGTAAGAAACTGGGGCTTCGGGTTTGGTTTAATGACGAGTATCCCTATCCCAGTGGAGCCAGTGGGGGAGAGGTATTCTTAGATCACCCACAGTACTTGGCCAGAGAGCTGCGGCGGATTACCCTTGAGGTGCAAGGCGAGGCCGTTGTTGACCGCAGGCTGGCCTGGGGAAGGGTGGTCTTTGCCAAGGCCTATCCCGTCAAGGATGGCGTTGTGGCTTGGGAGGAAAGCATCGATCTTAGGGAGTACATCGGCTCCTATCAAGAAGAGCAGATCTATCAGGACACGGGCCTGTCCCAGTATAACCGCTCCCGCTATTTCACCGGCAATCCAGTGAAGCGCCTTGTCTGGCAATGTCCTCCGGGAAATTGGCAGATTTTCATCTTCCTGGAGTGTATCGTTCAGCCCTTTAAGTACTTCGGCTACTATATCGATGTCCTCAACCCTAAGGCCATCGAATACTTCCTGACCACCACCTACCAGCGCTACCTAGACCAACTGGGTTCGGAGCTTTTCCGGGAGATTGAGGCGGTCTTTGTCGATGAGATCAGTGCCGGCGGGGCGTTAACGGGGATGGGAATTCCCTGGTCTCCTTGTCTGCCGGAGTATTTTGAGAAACTAAATGGCTATAAACTAGTTGACCACCTTCCTGCTCTAGTGGCCGATGTGCCCGGTGGAGCCCAGGTACGCTACGATTTTCGCAAAACTCTTCTCAGTGCCTTCATTAACAGCTTTGAGCGCCCCGTCCAGGACTGGTGTGCCCGCCATGGGATCAAGTACGCCGGGGAAAAGCCCATCCTGCGCAGTACCCAACTGGAATACATGGATATTCCTGGAATCGACGCCGGCCACTTGAAGGTGGGGGCGGAGGTGCCCTTGGGATCCCTGAATTATCGCAGTAACCCTAAGTTAGTCTCTTCAGCGGCCCACTTTTTACATAAACCGGAGGTTCTGTGCGAAGCCTTCCACAGTATCGGCTGGGACATGACCATCCAAGACATGAAGTGGATCACCGACTGGCTGGCGGTGCAGGGGATCAACCTCATAGTGCCCCACGGGTTTTTCTATACCACCGACGGATTGACCAAACACGATGCACCACCCTCTTCCTTCTGGCAAAATCCCTATTGGGAGCACTATGATCAGCTGGCGCAATATACCAGCCATCTCTGCGCCCGGCTGTCCGGTGGATACGCACCCGCCAAGATTCTGGTGTTAGATCCTGTCACCTCCCTTTGGACCCGCTACCCCGGCGATCCCCTGACGGAACAATTGCTGGAGGACTGGCAGTATCTTCAGGAGAAGTTGTTGCGGCATCACTGGGAATTTCATATCGCCGATCCGCAGCTGCTTACCAGAGGTCGGCTGGAGGGCTCCAGGCTGAAACTTGGAGACAACCCCTTCGAAGTGATCATCCTTCCTCCCACCACCAACTTAGAGGAGAGGGCGGCGGAAGTTCTCTTGGCTGCCATCGAGGCGGGAGTTCACGTTGTTTTCCTTGGCACCTTGCCCTTTGAACAAATTGAACCAGGAGCCAAAGGGGTAGAAGAGATTGCTGCGCTCTTTGAGGTGAACCCTTGCCAAGCTGGGCAGGACTACTTGGCCGCCACTGCCGGCGGGAATTGGTTCCACCGGGGAAGGACTGCCTGGTATGCCACCAGGGGCAGCCTCAAGGCAAATGACGGCTTTGCCGAGTTGGAGCGGCACCTAGAAGAGATAGCTGGGCGATGGGTGCGAATAGTTGATCCCGCCCAGGGAGAGGAGCTGCGGGAGGTTTTGTTCCTGCGGTACCGTAAGGGTGAGGATGAGGCTTGCTTCTTGGTGAATACCAGCGGCCAGCAGTTTACCGCTGAAATCCAGTTATCGAGGCCCGTTGAGGGAGTTTCCCTAGTTGACCTAGTGACCAATAAGTCCCAGCCCTTGGATGACCCTAGCTTTACAGGAAGCACCTTTGC includes:
- a CDS encoding ABC transporter substrate-binding protein; its protein translation is MKLVGKVIGSVFFIVAVLCFAFASAAWAAKEAPELAELVKLGKLPPVEERLPDDPLVVEPVEEIGRYGGTLNRTYFGTSDAAGWERLTREPLIGWDREYVQLRPNVARAWEVLEDGRVFVFHLRKGMKWSDGTPFTADDILFWYEDIILNKELNPVPPSLWSFKGELLQVEKIDDYTVKISFSEPYGWFPYQLAEFGNIYAPKHYLKQFHINYADQEELERQTREAGFSTWNQLFTDKNSAFNNPDYPVITAWKVDARPSARFVASRNPYYWKVDPEGNQLPYIDRVSQQLISDTELMVMKAISGEIDFQIRHFHNRWLDFPLLMQNAESGKYRVLLWNSDYAGAAVLYFNLNTKNPVLRPLFNDSRFRRALSLAIDRDEINELVFLGAGAPQQPFLTPGSPAYDESTARRYTEYDPARANELLDEIGLTQRDSAGYRLSPDGQPIVINIEVRSGVSQEQVTTAELFADYWSKVGIRAVVKAEERSLFETRKEAGEHDVMMQDASGGMYPLFQAHWYIPIQSTSIFAPFYGQWYQSGGRSGEEPPAEIKRLYDLYEKALATSDSQERLALEREIMEINGENLWMIGTVSIPKNICIAKENLRNVPEVGAFTMAWPVSANPEQFFFQD